Sequence from the Undibacterium piscinae genome:
AATTCTGGCTTTAAGTTAAATTGGCCGAGATTTTCGACAAAAGTAAGTAGTTGACCGGTACCGGATGTGTCCTGCTCTAAGACTTTAGTATCTTTTTCTGAGTCATCTTGTTCTTTGACCGGATCCGCGCTGCCTGTCGCTGATTTGGGAGCTTCATTTTTTGCAGGAGCATTGCTGACTTTATTTTTAACTCTATCGCTAGGATTATCTGTCGTTTTATTTTTCTGACTACTCAGTTCTTTGGATAAAAAGCTGGAGAATGAGCTTTGATTAGCCTGAGTTGAATTGGGCTTATTTGGTTTGGCTGTGTTATTTAATGCCTCGTTGGGATTGAAGCTTATCGAAGTTTTCATGGTGCCACCAAAATTAAATGCTATCGTAAAAATACATGCAGGGTAAAACAGATGAAGCGACTACTTTAGCGCTTGTAAAAAAAAGATCGCGCGGCGTGTTCATCCGTATTTTTTTGATCAAGTTTCGCTTCCTTTTTTTGTAAGCTCGCTTGTGACCTGTTGTTTAAAGTGTTGTAAGAAAGTCTCTTTTTTTCACATTCTTGCCATTGGTTTCTGGCTAATACTATTTTATATTCGGCATCACGAACGACTTGTTTTTGCCCGTCAACTGCAGAATCAAGTTTGCTGATAAACGATAAAAAATTCATATACTGAGCGGTACTTAAACCTTTTGCTCCGCCTTCTTCAAATCGCTGCTGGTAATCGTCACGATATTTCAGTAATAAGGATAATTGTTTTTCGGTTTCCTCATGAGCATGAATCGTTTTTCCAAGGCGTTTCGCAGACTCGTCTGAATCCTTTTCGGCAATCTCAATTAAGGTGCTGATCGGAGATTTTTGCATTATTTCACCATACTCAAGTTAATTATAGTGAGAAATGCCAGATGGCTATCCATTGAATAGAGCGGTAAGTCCCGCCAAGCTCTCTGGTATGCTAGATTTCTCTAAAATGTTTTGCTGCAGATAGGCGGTAATGCGCGGATATAGTCTAATGGCTTCATCGAGTAGCGGGTCGGAGCCGGCCGAGTAGGCGCCAACGCTGATCAAATCCCTGCTTCTTTCGTATCTGGAATACAATTGCTTCAGACGGCGTGCGAGTAATTGGTGTTCGGTTGTGGTAATGCTGTGCATTGCCCTACTGATAGATTGCTCTATGTCTATGGCCGGATAATGACCGCTTTCCGCTAAATTCCTGTTTAATACGATGTGTCCGTCCAGAATCGCCCTGGCGGCATCGGCAATCGGATCTTGCTGATCATCGCCCTCGGTAAGCACCGTATAAAAAGCGGTAATAGATCCACCGCCTTCTTTGCCATTGCCGGCACGCTCGACCAAGATGGGTAATTTTGCAAATACCGAAGGAGGGTAGCCTTTGGTTGCCGGTGGTTCGCCTATGGCCAGTGCGATCTCTCGTTGCGCCATCGCATAGCGAGTCAGTGAGTCCATGATCAGTAAGACACTTTTGCCTTGATCCCGAAAATATTCGGCGATGGTCGTCGCATATGCTGCTCCCTGTAGGCGCATGAGTGGCGCAGTGTCTGCCGGTGCCGCAACTACGACTGAGCGCGCCAGTCCTTCGGTGCCAAGAATTTGCTCAATAAATTCTTTCACCTCGCGTCCGCGTTCACCGATCAATCCAACCACAATCACATCAGCGGCCGTGTATCGTGCCATCATCCCCAGTAGCACACTTTTACCAACGCCAGAGCCTGCAAATAGGCCGAGTCGCTGGCCTTTGCCTACGCTTAGCATGCTGTTGATGGCTCTTACGCCGACATCCAGGGTGTCGGTTATAGGCGCTCGTTGCAGAGGATTATAGATGCGTGCGCCGAGTGGCGCTGACTCGCGCGCAAGCAAGGGTCCTAAGGTATCTAGCGGCTTACCATTGCCGTCAAGCACACGTCCGAGCAATTGGTCTCCGACCGGAAGATGTCTGCTTCGGTCGCTGGGGCGGCGTTTAGGATGTTTGGGGTTGTCGATCAGGGTAACTTCGGAAGGGAATACTGGTGAGCCAGGTACCACGCCATCGAGGTCACTGTGCGGCATTAGAAATAATCTATCGCCATCAAAGCCTACTACTTCGGCGTCAATTTTTACGCTGTTTGGCAAGTGAATTGCGCAAGCGCTACCAACCGGTAGTTTCAAGCCAACTGCTTCCATCACCAAACCGGTTACCCTGGTGACTCGACCCGATAGCGACATTGATGGAAGATAAGCGATCTGCTCTTTCTTTTCCTTGAGCATGCTTCCCCACATCGGGAGTGTCGGCTCCGGTATCATACTTGATCCATGGTGCTTGTGTTGCGTCTGAGTGCATCGGTAAGCAGTTGCCAGCGCGTATCAACTGTTGCGTCGATTAAATTGTGTGCCGTCTCCAATTTGCATCCGCCGCGCTGCATATGTGGGTCGAGCATGATGCGCCAACCTGCTTTATCAAGGTCCTCGCCCATGTTATTGCGGATGATGGTCGCATCGTCAGGGTGTAAGCTAAGTTGTGCTGGTTGCTGTATGGAAGGGATTTTTTTCTATGGCGTCTCGGACAATCTGAACGATTAGATCGCGATCAATCTCCATCGCGCTTTTAGTCATGGCCTGAGCCAGTTCTATCGCTAGATTTAACAGATCTTCACCTATGCTTAAATTGGCCAGGCGGATTTGCTCAGACATGTTGGTGTTGATTTGTCGTAGATCGGCAATTTGCGCATCCATTTCCACTTTGCTTTCGGCGAAGCCGTCGCTTTTTCCCTCTTGTAATCCTGCTGCGTAGGCCTCCTGATAGCCCAGTGCATAGCCTTCAAGGCGTGCATTTTCCTTTATTTGAGCTGTTTCCTCTTGGCTAACGGACGCAACAACAGGGAGTGTTTCAGGCAACTTCTTCACCGGAGCCGCTTCGTTGAATGAAGTCATTTCCCAGCGCTGAAAAGCGGATAGTTCTCCTTTGGGAACGAGATTAGACATAGGAGTCTTCACCTTTTGCGCCCAACATGATTTGACCTTCATCGGCAAGGCGACGAACAATCAGCAATATTTGTTTTTGCTGCGCTTCGACTTCCGATAATCGTACCGGTCCTTTGGACTCGAGATCTTCGCGCATCATTTCGGCAGCACGTTGCGACATATTCTTGAATATTTTTTCGCGCATATCAGGATTGGCACCCTTGAGTGCGACGATTAAGGAGTCGGATTGCACCTCGCGTAGTAATAGTTGAATGCCTCTGTCGTCAATTTCAAGAATGTTATCGAATACAAACATCTCATCCATAATTTTTTCTGCCATGTCGCCATCATACTTGCGCAGATTTTCCATGACTGATGCTTCGTTTTCTCCACTCATGAAGTTAAGTATTTCCGCGGCAGCCCGAACCCCGCCGATAGATTTTTTCTTCAGACTTTCGTTCCCTGTCAGTAATTTGGTCAACACGTCGTTAAGTTCCCGCAATGCTGCAGGTTGGATGCCGTCCAGAGTGGCAATGCGCAAGATAACGTCATTGCGCAGGCGCTCGGTAAATTGATTGAGAATTTCGCAGGCCTGATCACTTTCAAGATGAACCAGGATGGTGGCAACGATCTGCGGGTGCTCGTTTTTAATGAGTTCCGCCACGGACGGCGAATCCATCCATTTCAGGCTCTCTATGCCACTGGCGTCCTTGCCACCCAGAATTCTGTTTAGTAAGGACGCGGCCTTGTCGTCTCCCAAAGCCTTGGTGAGGACATTGCGAATATAATCATCCGAATCTAGTCCTACCGATGAGCTTAAATCAGCCATAGACTTAAATTCCTCGAGTACTTTGGCAATATTTTCGTGTGGTATTGCACCGATCACGGCCATTGCCGCGCCAATTTTTTGTACCTCGCGGGGGCCAAGGAATTTCATTACTTCTGATGCCCCATCTTCGCCGAGCGCAAGCATCAGGGTTGCCGCTTTTTGTACGCCGTCATCACTCATTGCTTATCCATGTTTTAATTACGTTGGCAACAATTTTGGGATCGCTAGCAGCCAGTTGCTTGGCCATGTCCAGATTAATTTCGTAGGCCGACATCGGCTTAATAGGGTGACCGTTTGCATCCCTTGATAAGCTTACTATGCTGCCGTCTTCATTTCTATCTTCTTCCGCTTCTTCTTTGCTCTCCGCTGCCGCTGCCGCTTCTTGTGCTGCCGCTTTTTCCGCAGTCTCTCTGGCGAGCCTTTCCTTTTTTGTTTCTTTTCCCATGATTTTATACAGCATAGGCTTGAGGAAGCCAAAAAATAGGTAGAGTAGAAGCAAGGCAGTGAGTAAATATTTGCCTAATTCTTTGCCCGTTTGTACGGAATCTGCTTGCTTCCAGAAAGGAATATCTGCGATGACTTCTTTTTCCGGCCCGGCAAATGGACTATTAACAACATTTAATGTGTCGCCGCGCTCCTTGCTATAGCCCATCGCTTCCTTGACCAGATCGCTGATCTGGTTTTTTTCAATTTCAGTTAGCGCTCGACTCGTCACTTTTCCATTTTTATCGGTTTCATTTTTATAGTTGATGACGACCGCCACCGAGATGCGTTTTACTCCGCCCATCGGTTGTTGCGTATAGCGAATTGTCTTATCCACTTCGTAGTTGGTGGTTGAGTCTTTTTGCATCAAGCCTGCATTTGATGCAGAGCCTGACTGAGCGACACCGCTGGCGGTAATCGGAGCCGTAGCAGGTGCCGGTGGTTGATTGGACAAGGCACCGGGAATGCCGGAAGGATTTGCGTTCTTATTATAGGATTCACTCGATTGTTGACTGCGGACAGTTGAGGATTCCGGTGGTGAGTTTGGCCTATAGCTTTCTGCAGCCTGTTCGCTGCGCGAAAAATCAATATCAGCGGTGGCTTCCGCCCTGACATTGCGCGCGCCCACAATTGGAGAAATAATCGACTCTATGCGTTTGACGATATTTTGTTGGAATTCCTGCACATATTTTAGTTGCGAGGGATCCAAGTTGTTTCCGATGACATGTTTGCTGGGGTCTGATAATAAATTACCATTCTGATCAACGATAGTGACATTGGTCGATGCCAGTTCCGGAACGCTGCTGGCAACAAGATGAAGAATGGCGCTCACTTGCTGTTGATCAAGTGCGCGACCCGGGTAGAGGTTGAGTAAGACTGAAGCGGTGGGCTTTTGTTGTTCTCGAATAAAAACCGAAGACTTGGGGATTGCCAGATGCACACGCGCGGTTTGCACGGACGAGACAGCTTGTATCGAACGCGCCAATTCACCCTCTAGCGCGCGCTGAAAATTGACTTGCTCAAGAAACTGAGAGATGCCCAATTTCTGATTTTCCATGAGTTCAAAGCCAACGTTGCCGCCTTTTGGCAGACCTTGAGAGGCTAGTTTTAATCTTGCATCATGGACTTGGTTAGCGGGAACCAGGATGGCAATACCGCCTTCAGAGTATTTGTAGGGGACATTCATTTGCTGCAGTGATGCAACGATGGCGCCGCCATCACGGTCATTGAAGTTTGAAAAAAGTACCTTATAGTCTGGTGTTTGGCTCCACATCCACACACCCACCATGATGGCAAGTGTCACTGCCGCAGCTATCGATAATATCAGTGCGAATTCCCGGTGTCTGCGCGAAGCCAGGACGGTCGGTAGCGTTGGTGTCGGCGAAGTTAATGTTGCATCGTTAGCGGTCGCCATGATTTGCCTTTTGCCTAATGTCCGCGTTCATGAAGTGCTGCATTTGTATTTCCATTTTTGGTTTTTTCCTTAATACAAATTGTGAGGTTTTTATTTGAAATCAATTGGGGAATAAGCGCGGATTTTCCACCTCTGCTCCACGCTACGATCGATATTACAACTGTTAAGGTAGCAGGGTGGCCAAATAATGGAGTGAAAAATGAAAGCTTGTCGAATAGAGGCGATGGTCGCTCAATTGAAAGTCGCTGGGGCGCGAATGGATCTAATGCGATAAATGGGCTCAATACCGAAAATCATGCTCCCGGCAAGATAGATTTTGCAGATGCCTTGAAAGCTTCGCTTGATCAGGTGAATCAAGCGCAAGCTACATCGCGGCAACTAGGCGAGAAATTTACTATGGGAGACGATAAGGTGAGCTTGTCGGATGTGATGATTTCTATGCAGAAACAAGTATTGCCTTTCAAACTACCGTCCAGGTCAGGAATAAAGCATATCATGAAATCATGAATATGCAGATTTGAGTCAAAGTGAAAATTAAATGACCCGAGAGTTTTGCGTTGCGCTCTCTTTCCAATCATGATATAGCGTTGTACTCCGGCCATTCGCTAGAAAGGTTGATAAATTGACAGCCTAGGCGTCGGTTGGTTTTTCCATTGAGAAGTATCATTGAGAGCTTCTGATTTGTAGCGTCAGAGAAATGGTCCCGTGTTAGGCAAATCTACTTTGCAATCTACATAAATCTTGTATGTCCAAGATTCTTCTATTCCAGTAATGCGATGCCGCCACAACTGATGTCAACTAAAGACAGTTGTACGCTTTCGAACGGTGAGTCGTTATCTAACTGGACTGTGCAGCGTATCGGGTTTGATAGTGGGGTATTGATTCGATAGTATTCGCGGCGTTGTAAGCGGATCATGCTTGCTGGTAGCCAGTTTTAAGGCGGGGCGCCCTTCGAAGATCGTCGACTGAATGCTGGATGAAGAGAACTGTATGCTGATTTTGTCTAGCAATCCTATGTACACTTGGCGCTTCTAATGCGTTGATTTGGCAGTTGTCCCGGTGCGCTATCTATGATTAGCATATTATTCACATCATCCCTAGTACTGTGTGATAAAAATTTCGGTCGCACCGTTAATCATCATACTGATAAATTGACTACTATCCTTTAGGCCGCGGAGCAGCGCAATAATTTCACGTCGTGAATCAACTTGAAAAGGGCTTTGATTTTCTGTGCCTA
This genomic interval carries:
- the fliJ gene encoding flagellar export protein FliJ produces the protein MMQKSPISTLIEIAEKDSDESAKRLGKTIHAHEETEKQLSLLLKYRDDYQQRFEEGGAKGLSTAQYMNFLSFISKLDSAVDGQKQVVRDAEYKIVLARNQWQECEKKRLSYNTLNNRSQASLQKKEAKLDQKNTDEHAARSFFYKR
- the fliI gene encoding flagellar protein export ATPase FliI, whose protein sequence is MWGSMLKEKKEQIAYLPSMSLSGRVTRVTGLVMEAVGLKLPVGSACAIHLPNSVKIDAEVVGFDGDRLFLMPHSDLDGVVPGSPVFPSEVTLIDNPKHPKRRPSDRSRHLPVGDQLLGRVLDGNGKPLDTLGPLLARESAPLGARIYNPLQRAPITDTLDVGVRAINSMLSVGKGQRLGLFAGSGVGKSVLLGMMARYTAADVIVVGLIGERGREVKEFIEQILGTEGLARSVVVAAPADTAPLMRLQGAAYATTIAEYFRDQGKSVLLIMDSLTRYAMAQREIALAIGEPPATKGYPPSVFAKLPILVERAGNGKEGGGSITAFYTVLTEGDDQQDPIADAARAILDGHIVLNRNLAESGHYPAIDIEQSISRAMHSITTTEHQLLARRLKQLYSRYERSRDLISVGAYSAGSDPLLDEAIRLYPRITAYLQQNILEKSSIPESLAGLTALFNG
- the fliG gene encoding flagellar motor switch protein FliG translates to MSDDGVQKAATLMLALGEDGASEVMKFLGPREVQKIGAAMAVIGAIPHENIAKVLEEFKSMADLSSSVGLDSDDYIRNVLTKALGDDKAASLLNRILGGKDASGIESLKWMDSPSVAELIKNEHPQIVATILVHLESDQACEILNQFTERLRNDVILRIATLDGIQPAALRELNDVLTKLLTGNESLKKKSIGGVRAAAEILNFMSGENEASVMENLRKYDGDMAEKIMDEMFVFDNILEIDDRGIQLLLREVQSDSLIVALKGANPDMREKIFKNMSQRAAEMMREDLESKGPVRLSEVEAQQKQILLIVRRLADEGQIMLGAKGEDSYV
- the fliF gene encoding flagellar M-ring protein FliF, whose product is MATANDATLTSPTPTLPTVLASRRHREFALILSIAAAVTLAIMVGVWMWSQTPDYKVLFSNFNDRDGGAIVASLQQMNVPYKYSEGGIAILVPANQVHDARLKLASQGLPKGGNVGFELMENQKLGISQFLEQVNFQRALEGELARSIQAVSSVQTARVHLAIPKSSVFIREQQKPTASVLLNLYPGRALDQQQVSAILHLVASSVPELASTNVTIVDQNGNLLSDPSKHVIGNNLDPSQLKYVQEFQQNIVKRIESIISPIVGARNVRAEATADIDFSRSEQAAESYRPNSPPESSTVRSQQSSESYNKNANPSGIPGALSNQPPAPATAPITASGVAQSGSASNAGLMQKDSTTNYEVDKTIRYTQQPMGGVKRISVAVVINYKNETDKNGKVTSRALTEIEKNQISDLVKEAMGYSKERGDTLNVVNSPFAGPEKEVIADIPFWKQADSVQTGKELGKYLLTALLLLYLFFGFLKPMLYKIMGKETKKERLARETAEKAAAQEAAAAAESKEEAEEDRNEDGSIVSLSRDANGHPIKPMSAYEINLDMAKQLAASDPKIVANVIKTWISNE